TAGTAACTGTTAGACCTTTCTAGGAGATTGAAGAATTGTTATGTTGAGAGCAGTTGATATGTTTCCCTTTTGTTGAGTGAAAATTGCTCACATTGGTCGCACTTTTAGTTGAATGTCTGTCATTATCTTCTATAGCCATGGTTATATTCCTTGGTTTCTCCATTTTATTATGGTTACAAAATTTCACCATTAAAGACTATATACAAAATGTGATGGATCTGTTCAATTTTGTTTGATAAAGAAAATACACGTGCTCAGTCTGATTCCTTATTCCTGTCTACATGGTTTCAGGTTCATTTGTTTGTAGTGTTACAAGGTTCAGTTACACAAATTATACAGGAATTAATTATTCAAGGACCTTTTATTTGCAATGGATTCACCTGAACGTAGTCGGAGCTATGTGAAGCGAGACACTGAGGATAGCTCAGATGTGAAGAGTGATAGGGCAGGGGATGATGAGGAATGGGATGGCAGTGATAAGAGGAGGCATCGGTCCAGCAAGTCCAGGAAGTCGAGCAATGGAGAAGATGCTGAGGGATTAGATGGCAATGGGAGAAGAAGAAGTTCTGGTGGGGACAGGAACGAGGGTCGTAAGAGGTCAGGTGGTGGCTCTAGCAGAGCAGGTAGTGACGATGACGATTATGAAACAAGAAAAGAGTTGCGATTAAAGCAAATAAAGAAGAAACAAGAAGAAAGTAGCTTGGAAAAGCTGAGCAGTTGGTACCAGGATGGAGAATTAGAGAACAGACAGGTTGCAGAAAAGTCTGGAAGTAAAGGGCACAGTCGTGCTGATGAGAGTGAGAAAAGGAAAATGACATTGAAGATCTCAGAACATGAGAGTTCACGTGGTGGAAGCAAAAGTAAAGAAGAAAGATCCCATGATGGAGAGCATGAGAAGTTACAAGATAGAGATTCCAGGTACTCAGATAGGAGGGAAAGCAGTCGAGAGAAGGCTCATGGTTCCACTGAGCTGGGAAGAACTTCTAGGAGGAGGTGGGATGAATCAGATGCTGGAAAGAAAGGCGAAGAAAGTTATCATGAAAAGGCTGATCTCAGAAGTGGAAAGGCTTCTGATTCCAAATATGAGAATTCTAAAGAGAGAAGTGCATCTGCAAGAAATGAACCCAGTGATAGTAAAAGCAGAGGTTTTGATTCAAACAACGAGAAGGGTGTCAAAGCCAACAATAGAGAAGAAAGAAGAGCTGATGGGGAGAGGAGCAAGAGCAAAAGCAGGTCAGGAGCTGTAGAAGAGGACGATAAAGGTAGTCCTGTTACTCGTGAAGACAGATCAGGTCGGCAGAAAAGTGAGAAGCATAGACAGCAGAGAACTTCCACTAGCAGGGATGCTATTGAAAGTCGTGAAAGGTCTTTGAATGCAGATGAAGATGGAAATATCTGGGTAAGAGATAAAAGTGCTAGAGAAGCGGGGCGCTCTAACAGGTCTAGAACCCCAGAGAGGAGTGTAAGGCGTCATCAAGAATCACAGTACTCTGAAATGGAGTATGAAAGAAGCTCAGACATCAGGAGGAAGGATCTAGAAAAGGATGGTCATAGGGACGATAGATCAAAAGGCAGGGATGACAGCTGGAATGACAGGAATAGAGATCGAGAAAGTTCCAAAGATAGTTGGAAAAGAAGGCAATCCATTGGCAATGATAGAGAGTCAAAAGATGGAGATGTTTACGATCGTGGCAGAGATTGGGAGCCAAGACATGGTCGTGAGAGGAGTGACAATGAAAGGCCTCATGGTCGAACCAGGGGTGAGGCTGTCAAAACATCATCGAATTTTGGCATTTCAAATGAGAATTATGATGTGATAGAGATCCAAACAAAGCCTCTTGATTATGGACGGGCAGAGTCCGGATCCAACTTTGGCAGGAGAAGTGAGCTTGGTCAGCAATCTGATGGGAAATCAGCACCGAAATCTGAAGAGTGGGCACATATTCGTGATGAAAGAGCAAGAAGACATGATTTATATGGTTCTACGCCTTCTGCTGATGATACGAAGGAGAGGTATGGTGATGAAGGTGTGTCTATTCGAGATCCAAGTTCATGGAGGGATGAAATAGACTACCAGGCAGGGAAAGGAAGAGGACAGAGAGGGGCTATGTCTGGTCGAGGTGCTGGTGGCCATAGTTCCAGTGGTGGTTCACAGCCTCCGTATGGAAACCAGGAACCAGGGTCTTTCTCAAGAGGTCCTCCACTGGGAGTAAAAGGAAGCAGGGTAGGGAGAGGAGGGAGGGGTAGGCCATCTGGTAGAGACAACCAACAGGTACCATTGCCCTTAATGGGATCACCTTTTGGGCCTGTTGGAGTTCCACCACCTGGACCAATGCAGCCACTCGGCCCTAGTATGTCACCTGCTCCAGGTCCTCCAATTTCACCAGGTGTCTTTATTCCACCATTTTCTCCTCCTGTGGTTTGGCCTGGGGCTCGAGGTGTAGAGATGAATATGCTAGGCATGCCTCCAGCTCTCTCTCCTGTTCCTCCTGGACCATCAGCCCCAAGATTTCCTCCTAACATGGGGACTCCACCAAATCCTGCAATGTTTTTTAATCAGGCAGGACCTGGAAGGGGAGTGCCTCCAAACATGTCTGGTCCCGGTTTTAATGGTGCTGGACCAATAGGAAGAGGTGCTCCTCCTGATAAGAGTACAGGGGGTTGGGTTCCTCCTAGAAATAATGGACCTCCTGGTAAAGCCCCTTCAAGAGGAGAGCAGAATGATTACTCCCAGAATTTTGTAGATACTGGTATGCGACCCCAGAATTTTATTAGAGAGTTGGAGCTTACCAATGTTGTAGAGGATTACCCCAAACTCAGGGAGCTTATACAGAAAAAGGATGAGATTGTGGCTAAATCTGCCTCTGCGCCTATGTATTTGAAATGTGACCTGCATGAGTTTGACTTCTCTCCTGAATTTTTTGGGACCAAGTTTGATGTAATCCTGGTGGACCCCCCTTGGGAAGAATATGTTCATCGGGCTCCTGGTGTAGCTGACCATATGGAGTATTGGACATTTGAAGAAATATTAAATCTCAAGATTGAGGTAGTCTGTCGCAAATTGCTTTTCTTTACAAAATGCCTTTCTTTCTGAAAATGAATATTTTGCATGTCCTCAATATAATTTAATTTGCAAACAAGTAATTGCATAATTTTGAAATACAATTGGAAATCTGGGTTATTTGCTTCAACATACTGGGTCATAAATGCACCACTTCGCATTGTGGAGATGGgctatattatatttcatttgaTAATTTAACATATATCTTCATGCTTTTGACTTGGATAAACTCTCTGTCCTTTGTGTTACAGGCAATAGCTGATACACCTTCTTTTATCTTCCTCTGGGTGGGTGATGGTGTGGGACTTGAACAAGGGCGTCAATGTTTAAAGAAGGTACTAAGTTAAGCCTGTAGAATTGTAATGGCTACAACCTACCTTCTGTGTCTTCGACTCATATCATGTTTTATAAGATTACTTTTGCattctataaatttattttatttttcatgctTCAGTGGGGATTTCGGAGATGTGAGGATATTTGTTGGGTGAAGACCAACAAAAGTAATGCAACTCCAGGGTTGCGGCATGATTCTCACACACTGTTTCAGCACTCAAAGGTTGGTAATCTAATGTTCCTTCTGCATGAGATATCAACATCTTTCCCTCTCTTTTGCCTTCTTCTCCTGCATCATGAATGCTTTGCTAATGCATTTACTTACTGTCCAAACTCTCATTATAATGAAGGAACACTGCTTGATGGGTATAAAAGGAACAGTTCGACGCAGCACTGATGGTCATATAATCCATGCAAACATTGACACAGATGTAATTATAGCTGAGGAACCTCCTTATGGTTAGTTTACACCCTTAAACATTGAATTTGTTGGTTCTGCACTGGGATTAGTCCATTTAAGATTTGTTTGgtcatctatatatatatatatatatatatatatatatatatatatatatatatatatatatatgtatcatGATATAGCTAGGTTTATTGTAATGCGTACCTTTATTTTGTCCCTTTTACTTTAGTTTGGTAGAACATACATTCTGTGCTTTTGTGGACATGTGAGGTGATTTTCCTGTTTCTTGTAGAAGCGAAGGCAACAAGGAAGACTAAGTTGAAACTTTCATTGACTTGTCACTCATTTTATGTTTAGTATTTCTTGAATGTTTTCTAGCTTTATATGGTTTCCTTCTTATATTTTAGTAATTAAGGAGCCCTCTTATGTATTAGAATGGTGCATGAAGGACATTATAATCGattttttaaagcttgaaaattataaattgttATCTTAAGACTGCAAATGCCTCCTGTCTGCTCCTTTAGTTTTTCAAATGGGTGAACAAATGAGCATGTGTTAAGGGGGTTTAGTGCCAATGGAATTACAGGTTCAACTCAAAAGCCTGAAGATATGTATCGTATAATTGAGCATTTCTCCCTTGGCCGCAGAAGGCTTGAGCTTTTTGGTGAAGACCACAATATTCGATCTGGTTGGCTGACTGTTGGTAAAGGACTATCCTCATCAAATTTCAATGCTGAGGTACGATTTCTTAGAAACATTGTTACATTTAACCTCTTTGCTCATGTGGATCTACTTCTCAAGTTGACAACAATTTAAGCTCCATTTATTTGATGCTATTGCAATTGAAAATTaatctatttaaaatttaaacatttGAACTTCTAAATTTGTAATGAAGTATCTGTCCTCATTGCCCCCTCTCCCCCAAGTTACTAGGGGTGGCGAGGGGTCAGTTTGAGCCTGAAATCTGGCCTATCCACTGGTCAAAATTGGAacggggagagagagagtgagagagagagagagagaaaaagggtGGGggccggggggggggggggggggggttggtgTGCGTGTGCAATTCCACCCCTTGGATTTGAGCGAacctgaaaaatgaaattaagtaCTTTATTAAAAGAAATTAGACATACAAGGAATTCATTATGATTAATTATAACTTGCaataaaattaaggaaatttaacCGAACTATTTGAGGAAAAAATAATGATTAATTATAACTTTTGGATATTGATATAGAATTAGTTTTAAATAGAGCTGAATGATTAAAAAAAGAAAGTATAGCCGATCTCAACTAGTTTGAGATTAAAGCTTAATTTTTGTTTGTTCGTATAATTATAACATTATTGAGGAAATTTAACAAAAACGAccccctcaaaaaaaaaaaaaaaaagaagcatgGTACTTGACTCCAAACCTAATGAACCCTAGAAAACAAATGCTCTGTAGACACTTAGAAAAAGTCATTGAAACAAATTCGgtagtattatttattttttcattacgaTTTTAAATATTAGCACTTTGTTGCCTATTTTTCCTGTGTCCCTTGAGTTTCTAATCCCTTAATATTAACTGGTGATTTGGTAAATCTCAGGCATATGTCAGGAATTTTGCTGACAAGGATGGGAAAATCTGGCAAGGAGGTGGTGGACGAAATCCTCCTCCTGAGGCTCCTCATCTCGTCATGACTACCCCTGAAATAGAGGCTCTAAGGCCAAAGTCACCCATGAAGAACCAGCAGCAGCAACAGCAATCAACATCCATTTCTCTAACGACGGCCAATTCTTCCAGCAGGAGGGCTGCTGGAAATTCTCCACAGAATCCAAGCACTTTCAGTTTAAACCAAGAGACTTCTAACTCTAACCCTTCAACTCCGGCTCCATGGGCTTCTCCAATGGAGGGCTTTAGAGGACGAGAAAGTGGGAATATGCCTTTAGAGGACAAACTTTTTGACATGTATGGATATGCCGGGCAGGCAAATGGGGAGTACCTTGATTTTGAGTCTCAAAGACCAATGAATTTGTTGTAAGAAACACGTGTCATAAAATGTTGTTGTATTCCCTGTAATTTTTTTCCCAGCTAAAATATAGATGGAAAGGGATGCCATTTCA
Above is a genomic segment from Hevea brasiliensis isolate MT/VB/25A 57/8 chromosome 17, ASM3005281v1, whole genome shotgun sequence containing:
- the LOC110663662 gene encoding N6-adenosine-methyltransferase non-catalytic subunit MTB, which produces MDSPERSRSYVKRDTEDSSDVKSDRAGDDEEWDGSDKRRHRSSKSRKSSNGEDAEGLDGNGRRRSSGGDRNEGRKRSGGGSSRAGSDDDDYETRKELRLKQIKKKQEESSLEKLSSWYQDGELENRQVAEKSGSKGHSRADESEKRKMTLKISEHESSRGGSKSKEERSHDGEHEKLQDRDSRYSDRRESSREKAHGSTELGRTSRRRWDESDAGKKGEESYHEKADLRSGKASDSKYENSKERSASARNEPSDSKSRGFDSNNEKGVKANNREERRADGERSKSKSRSGAVEEDDKGSPVTREDRSGRQKSEKHRQQRTSTSRDAIESRERSLNADEDGNIWVRDKSAREAGRSNRSRTPERSVRRHQESQYSEMEYERSSDIRRKDLEKDGHRDDRSKGRDDSWNDRNRDRESSKDSWKRRQSIGNDRESKDGDVYDRGRDWEPRHGRERSDNERPHGRTRGEAVKTSSNFGISNENYDVIEIQTKPLDYGRAESGSNFGRRSELGQQSDGKSAPKSEEWAHIRDERARRHDLYGSTPSADDTKERYGDEGVSIRDPSSWRDEIDYQAGKGRGQRGAMSGRGAGGHSSSGGSQPPYGNQEPGSFSRGPPLGVKGSRVGRGGRGRPSGRDNQQVPLPLMGSPFGPVGVPPPGPMQPLGPSMSPAPGPPISPGVFIPPFSPPVVWPGARGVEMNMLGMPPALSPVPPGPSAPRFPPNMGTPPNPAMFFNQAGPGRGVPPNMSGPGFNGAGPIGRGAPPDKSTGGWVPPRNNGPPGKAPSRGEQNDYSQNFVDTGMRPQNFIRELELTNVVEDYPKLRELIQKKDEIVAKSASAPMYLKCDLHEFDFSPEFFGTKFDVILVDPPWEEYVHRAPGVADHMEYWTFEEILNLKIEAIADTPSFIFLWVGDGVGLEQGRQCLKKWGFRRCEDICWVKTNKSNATPGLRHDSHTLFQHSKEHCLMGIKGTVRRSTDGHIIHANIDTDVIIAEEPPYGSTQKPEDMYRIIEHFSLGRRRLELFGEDHNIRSGWLTVGKGLSSSNFNAEAYVRNFADKDGKIWQGGGGRNPPPEAPHLVMTTPEIEALRPKSPMKNQQQQQQSTSISLTTANSSSRRAAGNSPQNPSTFSLNQETSNSNPSTPAPWASPMEGFRGRESGNMPLEDKLFDMYGYAGQANGEYLDFESQRPMNLL